Sequence from the Melitaea cinxia chromosome 18, ilMelCinx1.1, whole genome shotgun sequence genome:
TATAATATCAAGGTGGTACTTTTAGAGATCCTCAATTGAtgggtatttatttataatattgaaatacgTATTTGTCAGAGATGTTTTCGATATCAATTGtcataataaatttactaaatttttacgTAGATGCTCTTGCTATTAGTTTATGTATATGGTTATAGCCCTTATTATTCTTAGCAGGATGTCTTTTAGcgtatatttatattctatatctGAAATAGGTACctttacaaataacaaaaatggaGACTGctctacatattaaaaaatcacaattaattagtataataaaataaaaataaatctctttttttaaatgtaaaatagcagtataataaaatctgctatatatttgtaaatttattcgAAGTAAGTCCTCTCGATATGTGGCGCCTCCATAATTTGGCTCGCGGACATAAGGGTCTAATTTATTGCTTCTCACATAAATCTCGTCGATCCGTGATTGCTTTTGATTCCttcaattatttcaaataacagCAACGATACCGACATTAAGTTTTCATCCAATACTTAAGATTATTGCGAATGTCACTTTTCAGATCAatacgatatttttataattgcgaATATAACATCTTTGCGGACAtcagtttcttttttatataattatttcatttttttaaaatcgaataCTGTCGTCGAATCAGccgaagataaaaaaaaaaaacaatcagaaTTTTAGCCAGTATTGCTGTGgtttgttgtttttaaattaaaagtaggaTGTTTGTGATAATTATTgcacaacaattttaaatatataaattagaaaCGAAAtgaagtttatattatataaatatgtataaatcgaatcttaaagttaaaaaaaaaaacattttttcattatttaatatatgtaatgatattgaCAAATGGttcttttttaattcaatattttaatacttaataattttgcATTATTGTTTCAACTCTTCTATTGAAAGTAGAAAGCAATTAATAATCtattgaaaacaaatatattttgtattgacACACCCTTAAAGTTAAAACAGTGGCTTAGtcatataaaagtttatagtaTAAGCTACCGGACACAAGTCTACTCTCAATCACACGTAACCGCTTTTTATACTTATGCGCTACCTAGGACTCACTAGGTTCATTCTAGTGTTACCATATCAGAGGTAACTGTCATCTCAATAAAGCTTGCCGTATAGGGATTTAAGGGCATCGCAAACCTACTAAAGATTACATAAAATCACTTTTATTTACGAGGATGGTTCTCTCTCTTCCTTAAGTATATTCTCAAGTTCTAAAtttaagtttaagttttttttaagttttttttttctgtctgttgTCTATTTGTTCtggataatctctgaaacggctgaactgattttaCCAAGACTATTACtggcatatagctgatgtagtaaaaagtaacttaggcaacttccattttaaaaatttatttattttataactctgcgaactgaacaataactttttgttaaattccacgcggacgaagtcgcggactgTCCGGATTAAACATACACACCAGTAGGTATTTGTaactataactttattttttgtttacaatttatttcaataagtttAGTTCCTCGATGACGCCTAGATGGCGTTggtagatatatttaaatttctgaaTCACGCAAGCACtacattaacattttaatatgtaatctTTCAAGTAAACGATAAAATtgtgttataagaaaaaaagtgttttattatttcatcgTAATCAGCCTACCAGAGTGTTGTTCATGGTTCTTCGAGTCGGATAGGCAAGGCGTGTTTTTGTGCTATTGCTGCGTCAGTGGTACAGTAGTACCACCAGCTTCGTCACTACTGGCAGTGGATTGCTGTCCAGAACATCCCTACAGCGAGGTGCCACGTGCGGCGCCGAGGCAGTGGAGGAGCCGGGTGTCTACAACCCGGAGGAGAGACGGACGGGAAGCGGCAAGCAGCGGTGAGGTTGCGGAGTGCTAGAGGGCGCCACAGGTGCATTATAGCGAAGATAAGTGAGTGTGTGCGGTGATATATTGtgagtacatttttaaatattataaatagaagaAATTAACTTGAAAATTGAACCTTATTTCAAAGATTAGTTGAACTTAAAAAATTGAAGATAGTGAATTATACAGTAACTTAGAAGAATATCAATAATTTAAGACTTGTAatagttttaagtaaatattggtCGAGACGGGGAACCTATGCCCGATTTTagttagaatttaaaattaaaaagacttGTAAAATTTTGCTTATCTGTTTCTTGGACTTAGAAAAAATtggtacataaaaatttggacaaaaataatttagttgtaAAGAGTTGGTGTtctgttttatatttgatactactgttttatatttacctataagtgataaaattgttaaactaaaaaatttaaaatggagTCGTTTAATGATCTGCAGGAAGACATAAGGACTAAAATGCTAAAAGTTAagactaattttaaaaagtctCCTAAGGATCGTTTGACGGTTGCTTATATTGAAACAAGGCTAGATAACTTAGAACAACAGTGGACTTTGTTTACAGACACTCATGCTAAAATTATAAGCCAGGTTAAGCGAACTGATTTGTATAGTTCAGATTATCACAAAAATAGTGTGTATGATGATGTAGAAGAATTATATGTTCAATTCAAAACTGAGTTAAAAGAAatgttgtataaattaaaagcgcCTGAGTTAGAGGTAAAGTTAAGTTCAAATAGTCAAGGTGAGAGTTCAGCAAGACGTTTCAAGTTGCCGGAAATTAAAATACCTACCTTTTCCGGTAAATACACAGAGTGGCAGACATTCAGGGATTTGTTTTTAGGGCTTGTGCATGAAAACAAGTCACTGGATGATGcccaaagattttattatttaaggggACATTTAACCGGGGAAGCCGAACAACTGTTACGCAATATTAAGGTGACGTCGGATAGTTATCAAGTTGCCTGGGAGAAATTAGATagcatgtataataataaaaggtttTTGGCGAACGGCATCTTGAAGCGTCTACTAAGTCAAAAAAGTTTGATGTCTGAATCAGCATcggaaattaaaaacttaatttgtaCAACTTCAGATTGTTTAgactcaataaaaaatattggtgTGGATGTTTCATCTTGGGATATCCTGATTATCCACATTATAAGCGCTAAATTAGATAAGGACACGCGAAAAGCATGGGAGTTAAAGGTATCTTCAGATCCGAGTGACGAATTACCCACGTTTCAagatttttccaattttttaatAGGGCGTTTTAGAGGTCtagaaaatatcgattttaagGTACATCACAGTGagaaaaaatttactaaatcTTTTCACGtggttaaaaataaaccgaTTGTATCGTGTGCGTATTGCAATGCGGATCATAAGATAACTACGTGCAAAAGATTTGGGAAAGAAAGTAATGAGAAACGCCGTGAGTTCGTGTTAGATAAAaacttatgttttatttgtttaaatagcaACCATTCCGCTAAACTATGTAAAAATATTGTCCGATGCCAGGTGTGTAAACGTCGACATCATTCTCTATTACATCCCAGTGGTGATTCTGGTTCTGGTAGTGCTGAAGTTGGGGCGATTCATCAATCAACCTCGTCGACCAGTCGAAGGTCAACGGATGAGGATACTGCCGCAAGCAGTGATAAGTTATCTGTTCCAGCAGAATGTTTAGATAAAACACTTGTGTCTTGTTTTTCGACAGGAAGCTGTTCTAAAACGGTTTTATTGACTACAGCTGTGGTGCAAGCTGAGTCGAAGGACGGGACTCATTTCCCAGTTAGGGCTTTATTGGATCAGGGGTCGCAAAGTTCTTTTATTACCGAGGCTATGGTGCAGCGCTTAGGTTTAAAAAGGCTTGCGGTCAAAAACACCATAGTTGGTGTAGGGGGAGACAAAAGTGTGACTTCCAAGTCCACAGTCAAAATCAATTTAAGGTCGAGAGTTGATCCTAGGTTTCAAGTGAAGGTTAATGCGTATGTCTTGAAGTCGGTTACGTCTCTTCTCCCAGTTGCGAAGGCAACTAGGGTAGAATGGGAAAACCTGACTCTGGATGATCTGGCTGATCCCGAGTATCACACGCCTAATAAGATTGATATCTTATTAGGTGCGGAGATATTCAGTCAGATTATTCAAGAAGGCATTAAAAGAAACTTCAACGGATCTCTCTTGGCGCAGGATACTGCTTTTGGTTGGATAATATCTGGCGTCTGTGAGGTAGACAGCACGTCAAATATCCATTCTCACATAACTGTGATGCATTCGTATCTGGAACTGGACAATATGCTGAAGAGGTTTTGGGAACTTGAAGCCGAACCACCTGTAACAAAAAGAATGCTCACAGATGAGGAAATTAAATGTGAGAAATTATTTAAGGATACTACGAAACGGGATGGAGATGGTCGGTTCATCGTAAAACTGCCGTTTCGTACGGCTAACCCGGACTGCATGCGTGGTGAGTTCAGGAAAATAGCTGAAAAAAGATTGagaaatttagaatttaaattgCTAAAGAACATTAGGTTAAAAGAGGATTACATACAAGTTATAAGGGAGTATTTAAACTTAAATCATATGGTAAAAGTTACagataaagataaatttaaggAAACAGCTATTTACTTACCACACCACGCAGTAGTCCGAGAAGATAAGGATACTACTAAAGTCCGAGTAGTGTTTGATGCCTCCTGTAAGGGAAGCAATGGGAAGTCATTAAATGATGATTTATTGATCGGCCCGCCACTGCAAGCCGAACTACGTCATATAATCATGCGCTGGAGACAATATAAGATATGTTTGGTGGCGGATGTGGTAAAAATGTACCGACAAGTGCTGGTAAATCGGGAAGATACTCCATTTCAGAGGATTCTTTGGAGAGATAGTCCTGAAAAGGAGCTTCAAGAGTTTGAATTACTTACCGTGACCTTTGGCACCGCATGTGCTCCATATTTAGCTGTGCGGTCACTGCAAGAGTTAGCCTATAAGGAGTGTCAGAATAAGCCAGAAAtcgctaaaattattttgaatgatTTTTACATGGATGATGTGATGACCGGAAGTGAAACCCTAGAAgatgcttataaaatatataaagaattaacCGAAGTGTTAGCGAAAGGAGGGTTTCCGTTGCAAAAATGGAAAAGCAATTCTAAGGAAATATTAGCTAAAATATGGAAAGCAAAGGGTAATAAGGATGAGGAATTAAGGATTAGGGTAGATGATACAACTAAAATTTTAGGACTTACCTGggatcagcgtggtgacttCTTCCGATACTCTGTAGATCTTGCACCACAAGAGGAACCTGTAACAAAAAGGAAAATCATATCTGATATATCCCGATTATTTGATCCACTCGGATGGTTAGCTCCTTGTATTATAGCAGCAAAAATACTCATACAAAAGCTTTGGTTAGCTGGTATTGGGTGGGATGAGCAAGTTCctactaatttaataattgaatgGAATACTTACCGTAAAAATTTAACTGCCTTacagaatattaaaattccACGATGGATACAcacatgtaataaatataagcgCGAGTTGTACGGGTTTGCTGACGCTTCGAAAGTGGCTTATGCGGCTGTCGTGTATCTGCGAGTTGTAGATGAAGTGGGAAATGTGTATGTCTCGTTGGTTACATCGAAAACAAAAGTAGCTCCCATAAAGCAGGTGTCTATCCCTAGACTTGAGCTTTGTGGGGCCGTACTCTTGGCTAAATTGATGATTGAGGTAGCTGGAGTCATGAAAGTTGAAAAGAATCAGTTACATGCATTCACTGACAGTGAAGTGGTTTTAGCCTGGCTTAACAATCACCCAAGTCGATGGAAGACCTTCGTGGCTAACCGAGTTTCTGAAATCCTACAGATTTTGGATACACATCATTGGTCCCATGTGACCACTAAGAAGAATCCGGCCGATTGTGCATCACGGGGTATTTCCCCGGCGGAACTATCAGAAATGGCTATATGGTTTGAAGGGCCAGAGTTTCTAAAAAATAAGGTAATTAGGTGTACAAAACCAAAACACCTGGTTACAAATCTTGAACAAGTTAAAGTTCACACAGCGGTCGTTGACACAACTTTGTGGCAAAGGTTTTCTTCATTCTCGAAGCTTGTTCGTGTGGTCGCCTATTGTCGTCGTTGGTTAAGGTTAAGAAAAGGTTCAAGTAGCATGCCAAGTTTAGGAGCATTGGAGCGACAGGAAATTGAGGATGCGATAAAGGTCTGTATTAAAAAATGTCAAGAAGAAGGGTTCTGGGAAGAATTGGAAGGATTTCGAAAACacggaataataaataaaaaaaagaaaaagttaaagacattaaatatatttttagattcagAAGGTATAATTAGAGTCGGCGGCCGGCTAGAAATGTCTTCGCTGTCATTTAACGAGAAATATCCGATTCTCATACCTAAAGAATCTTTTTTGAGTGGACTCTTAATTGCTGATGCTCATCAAAAAACTCTGCACGGAGGGCCACAACTCATGATTACCTATTTGAGATCGAAGTATTGGATTGTGGGTGCAAAGtctctaattaaaaaatactatcgtAGCTGTGTAACTTGTACGCGTTACTCAAACCGGTCCACATCTCAGCTCATGGGGCAGTTACCTTCCGCGCGTGTTAATCCGAATAAGCCCTTTCTTATAAGCGGAGTCGATTACGCGGGGCCTATTAATATAAGAATTTCAAAAGGTAGGGGTAACAAGTCGTACAAAGGATATATTGCTCTGTTTATTTGCATGTCGACCAGAGCCGTCCATCTTGAAGCTGTTAGCGAGCTGTCCACTCAAGGGTTTATAGCCGCTTTTAAAAGGTTTGTCGCAAGACGAGGTAGGTGTGCAGAGCTATATAGCGATAACGGCACAAATTTTGTAGGCGCTGCTCGACAGTTACTGTGTCTGTTCAACGAAgagaaaactaattttaaaccTGAACTGGCAGAGTACCTCGCGACCAATGGAACCCAGTGGAATTTTATTCCTCCTCGCGCTCCAAATTTCGGTGGACTATGGGAGGCAGGAATAAAGTCCACAAAGTTCCACCTCAAACGAGTAGTTGGAAACTCTACGTTGACGTATGAGGAGATGGCCACAGTGTTATCTCAAATAGAGGCATGTCTGAATTCGAGGCCATTGTCTCGTGTAGAGGATCAAACCGAGGTCGTAGTATTGACCCCTGGTCATTTCCTAGTGGGGGAACCACTCATAGTTGTTCCTGATGCAAATTATGAGTCGTCGAATATGTATACTTTGCGAAGATGGCAATTCCACCAGCGAATGATGCAGGACTTTTGGCGTCGATGGTCCCAGGATTACCTTCATCAGTTCCTTCAAAGGCATAAATGGGAATATCAGAACCCAGAACCATCACTGGGTGATGTAGTTTTAGTCAAGGAGGACGATCTACCCCCAGCGCGATGGTTGCTAGGTAAAATCGAACAAAAACATCCGGGACCCGATAATATCACGCGGGTAGTCACAATACGTACcaaaaattctttaattaaaagacCTACGTCTAAGGTAGCAATTTTACCTGTAACTAAATAAGTTATTAGTCAAAGGATTCTTCACAATTTGGACTGTTGCATGGTGGGCGGTTTGAAGGACATTTCGCATAATGTCCTTGGTGGGCGGTATGTCCGGATTAAACATACACACCAGTAGGTATTTGTaactataactttattttttgtttacaatttatttcaataagtttAGTTCCTCGATGACGCCTAGATGGCGTTggtagatatatttaaatttctgaaTCACGCAAGCACtacattaacattttaatatgtaatctTTCAAGTAAACGATAAAATtgtgttataagaaaaaaagtgttttattatttcatcgTAATCAGCCTACCAGAGTGTTGTTCACGGACATagtcttaacgtgctctccgaggcaccgtagggagacccacaagaactgcacaaacaccaagaccatggcaaatatctgtatggccaatgcaaatgtttgtcatgtgcgggaatcaaACGCGcacccgccagcgcaacagccacaaaccagtgctgtgaccgttgcgccaacggaTCGTTATccgtttaaaaaactaaatttaattaatattaaacatgCATAAATGACATAAGATCGTTTAAGCCCAATCCAAATCTATCGCCTACGCAACATATTTAATAGTAATCTACCGTGCCCCATATATCAGTTTTACTTAGTTTCTCGTTTAATATTTTCGCAATACTAAGCTGCATATCGCGTTAACCgtaaaactgttttaaattatacCAAGTCAACATAAAACCTAATTCTTTACGACCTGCGTGGAATCCTTGCAAGGATACAATATCAATATTGCAGAGGACGAAGGATAAACGCCCACTTTGATTTCGAGTCCTAAAAGATAACGCTTAATGTCAAAGATTCGATCCAAAACTCGAATTCTGTATGTGgtaaaattctattttatacgtaattttattttgcttacctaaacttttttttttaatttaaagagtGAACgcacttttaaattattttcattcgaAGGAAGCGTTCTAAAATACCACAACAATCTCACGTCTAGTgctaattatgttttaaatcgaCGATAATccacataacataacataacaatacactttattgtacaccaaaacagaaataatacactTCAGATTGATTTTAgcaaagtatcataaggtacaaagggcgaccttatcgctgaaaagcgatctcttccaggcaacctaggggcagaggagatggtattgtgtcggtataggtgtacaaattgtgacataaacttgtgaatatatttacttaaacacatatacatacatatgtacacatatacatacatacattcatacatacataaatacatacatacgaacatacatacataaatacatacatatgaacatacatacatacatacatatatccacATACTACATCATATCGACGTAGTTATTGGCATATACGATTTCATAATTCGTATTATTGTAATACCTAAtccatttttatacaaaattcaacaaatcaaatattttattgtgaggTGACATAAAACcatacaattattttcttattaactttcaataacaattataaataaataaataaatcataatctGTA
This genomic interval carries:
- the LOC123662116 gene encoding uncharacterized protein LOC123662116; protein product: MESFNDLQEDIRTKMLKVKTNFKKSPKDRLTVAYIETRLDNLEQQWTLFTDTHAKIISQVKRTDLYSSDYHKNSVYDDVEELYVQFKTELKEMLYKLKAPELEVKLSSNSQGESSARRFKLPEIKIPTFSGKYTEWQTFRDLFLGLVHENKSLDDAQRFYYLRGHLTGEAEQLLRNIKVTSDSYQVAWEKLDSMYNNKRFLANGILKRLLSQKSLMSESASEIKNLICTTSDCLDSIKNIGVDVSSWDILIIHIISAKLDKDTRKAWELKVSSDPSDELPTFQDFSNFLIGRFRGLENIDFKVHHSEKKFTKSFHVVKNKPIVSCAYCNADHKITTCKRFGKESNEKRREFVLDKNLCFICLNSNHSAKLCKNIVRCQVCKRRHHSLLHPSGDSGSGSAEVGAIHQSTSSTSRRSTDEDTAASSDKLSVPAECLDKTLVSCFSTGSCSKTVLLTTAVVQAESKDGTHFPVRALLDQGSQSSFITEAMVQRLGLKRLAVKNTIVGVGGDKSVTSKSTVKINLRSRVDPRFQVKVNAYVLKSVTSLLPVAKATRVEWENLTLDDLADPEYHTPNKIDILLGAEIFSQIIQEGIKRNFNGSLLAQDTAFGWIISGVCEVDSTSNIHSHITVMHSYLELDNMLKRFWELEAEPPVTKRMLTDEEIKCEKLFKDTTKRDGDGRFIVKLPFRTANPDCMRGEFRKIAEKRLRNLEFKLLKNIRLKEDYIQVIREYLNLNHMVKVTDKDKFKETAIYLPHHAVVREDKDTTKVRVVFDASCKGSNGKSLNDDLLIGPPLQAELRHIIMRWRQYKICLVADVVKMYRQVLVNREDTPFQRILWRDSPEKELQEFELLTVTFGTACAPYLAVRSLQELAYKECQNKPEIAKIILNDFYMDDVMTGSETLEDAYKIYKELTEVLAKGGFPLQKWKSNSKEILAKIWKAKGNKDEELRIRVDDTTKILGLTWDQRGDFFRYSVDLAPQEEPVTKRKIISDISRLFDPLGWLAPCIIAAKILIQKLWLAGIGWDEQVPTNLIIEWNTYRKNLTALQNIKIPRWIHTCNKYKRELYGFADASKVAYAAVVYLRVVDEVGNVYVSLVTSKTKVAPIKQVSIPRLELCGAVLLAKLMIEVAGVMKVEKNQLHAFTDSEVVLAWLNNHPSRWKTFVANRVSEILQILDTHHWSHVTTKKNPADCASRGISPAELSEMAIWFEGPEFLKNKVIRCTKPKHLVTNLEQVKVHTAVVDTTLWQRFSSFSKLVRVVAYCRRWLRLRKGSSSMPSLGALERQEIEDAIKVYSEGIIRVGGRLEMSSLSFNEKYPILIPKESFLSGLLIADAHQKTLHGGPQLMITYLRSKYWIVGAKSLIKKYYRSCVTCTRYSNRSTSQLMGQLPSARVNPNKPFLISGVDYAGPINIRISKGRGNKSYKGYIALFICMSTRAVHLEAVSELSTQGFIAAFKRFVARRGRCAELYSDNGTNFVGAARQLLCLFNEEKTNFKPELAEYLATNGTQWNFIPPRAPNFGGLWEAGIKSTKFHLKRVVGNSTLTYEEMATVLSQIEACLNSRPLSRVEDQTEVVVLTPGHFLVGEPLIVVPDANYESSNMYTLRRWQFHQRMMQDFWRRWSQDYLHQFLQRHKWEYQNPEPSLGDVVLVKEDDLPPARWLLDGAHFCRSPVDLDEVSIDIKEWHRLSAGSISEWDTYVNFDYH